In Ferribacterium limneticum, a genomic segment contains:
- a CDS encoding sensor histidine kinase, with product MKRIVAAGGAFAAAIGGILWFLLLMSTAADTVLFSRNYPLLIALNVALALGMLGLVGWQLRTLWRDYQAQVFGARLKLRLMLMFGVIAVLPGALVYGVSVQFVTRSIESWFDVRVEKALESGLQLGRSALDSLLLDLGEKARSVAVELSDIQESSRRSALLRLREEKGVQSIALFSVGGQLLSSATTELSSLLPDLPSQAQLKQARSTQMVSTIEGEGGKLYLRVLVPVSAREMFEEPRILQLTQPVPPGLAHDADAVQGVYRDYQELHLAREGLTRIYALTLTLTVLVALFGAFALAYVMARRLAAPLYILAEGTQAVAQGDFSPRQAIYSGDELGVLTQSFNRMTRQLDDARRETERHRAELESARGYLESILANLSTGVLVFDRHFVLRTVNEGALTILNDDFMGLVGSAAEDWPRQQALGTFIREQFSATEEAEWQAQLEMERPNGMPQVLLLRGSRLPEASGGGDVVVFDDVTRLIAAQRSAAWGEVARRLAHEIKNPLTPIQLSAERLQFKLADKLSNGDADMLARGTQTIINQVQAMKRMVDDFRDYARMPAPEVAELDLNELIGEVLGLYESSSATIETRLAADLPPILGDATQLRQIIHNLLRNAEDALEGRDGTCILIQTEMAGRQARLTIADNGPGFPVELLPRIFEPYVTTKARGTGLGLPIVKKIVEEHLGTIEISNAPEGGARIDIRLPLVKAEEAKNGNHSGR from the coding sequence ATGAAGCGTATCGTCGCGGCGGGCGGCGCTTTCGCGGCAGCCATCGGCGGCATCCTGTGGTTCTTGCTGCTGATGTCGACGGCGGCGGACACCGTGCTTTTCTCCCGCAACTATCCGCTGCTCATTGCCCTCAACGTCGCGCTGGCGCTCGGCATGCTCGGCTTGGTCGGCTGGCAGTTGCGCACGCTGTGGCGGGATTATCAGGCCCAGGTTTTCGGTGCTCGCCTCAAGTTGCGCCTGATGCTGATGTTCGGCGTCATTGCCGTGTTGCCCGGGGCGCTCGTCTACGGCGTTTCTGTGCAGTTCGTCACCCGCTCCATCGAAAGCTGGTTCGATGTACGCGTCGAGAAGGCCCTCGAATCCGGCCTGCAACTGGGCCGCTCGGCCCTCGATTCGCTACTGCTCGATCTTGGCGAAAAGGCGCGTAGCGTGGCCGTCGAACTGTCGGACATCCAGGAGTCATCGCGCCGTTCAGCCCTGTTGCGCCTGCGCGAAGAAAAGGGCGTCCAGTCGATAGCCTTGTTCTCGGTCGGTGGCCAATTGCTGTCGAGCGCGACTACTGAGCTGTCCAGCCTGCTCCCCGATTTGCCCAGCCAGGCCCAGTTGAAACAGGCGCGCAGCACGCAGATGGTGAGCACCATCGAAGGTGAAGGCGGCAAACTCTACCTGCGTGTGCTCGTGCCGGTCAGCGCCCGGGAAATGTTCGAGGAGCCGCGCATCCTGCAACTGACGCAGCCCGTGCCACCGGGCCTCGCCCATGATGCCGACGCCGTGCAGGGGGTTTACCGCGACTATCAGGAATTGCATCTGGCGCGTGAAGGCCTGACCCGCATTTATGCCCTGACGCTGACGCTGACCGTGCTCGTGGCGCTCTTCGGCGCCTTTGCCCTGGCCTACGTGATGGCCCGTCGGCTGGCGGCGCCGCTCTACATTCTGGCCGAAGGCACGCAGGCCGTCGCGCAGGGCGACTTTTCTCCCCGTCAGGCCATCTACAGTGGTGACGAACTCGGCGTCCTGACCCAATCCTTTAACAGGATGACCCGCCAGCTCGATGACGCCCGCCGCGAAACCGAGCGTCACCGGGCAGAGCTTGAATCGGCCCGCGGCTATCTCGAATCGATCCTCGCCAATCTGTCGACCGGCGTACTCGTGTTCGATCGCCATTTCGTCCTGCGCACGGTCAACGAGGGTGCCCTGACTATTTTGAACGACGACTTCATGGGCCTGGTTGGTTCTGCTGCCGAGGATTGGCCACGCCAGCAGGCGCTCGGTACTTTCATCCGGGAGCAATTTTCTGCCACCGAGGAAGCCGAATGGCAGGCCCAGCTCGAAATGGAACGGCCGAACGGCATGCCGCAGGTGCTCCTGCTGCGCGGGTCGCGTCTGCCGGAAGCCAGTGGTGGCGGCGATGTCGTCGTATTCGACGATGTGACCCGCCTGATCGCCGCCCAGCGTAGCGCCGCCTGGGGCGAAGTGGCGCGTCGTCTGGCCCATGAAATCAAGAATCCGCTGACACCGATCCAGCTTTCTGCTGAGCGCCTGCAATTCAAGCTCGCCGACAAGCTTTCCAACGGCGACGCCGACATGCTGGCGCGCGGCACGCAGACGATCATCAACCAGGTTCAGGCCATGAAGCGCATGGTTGATGATTTCCGCGATTACGCCCGGATGCCGGCACCGGAAGTGGCCGAACTCGACCTCAACGAACTGATCGGCGAAGTGCTGGGACTCTACGAAAGCTCGTCAGCGACGATCGAAACCAGACTGGCCGCCGATCTGCCGCCCATTCTCGGCGACGCCACCCAGTTGCGACAGATCATTCACAACCTGCTGCGCAATGCCGAAGATGCGCTGGAAGGCCGTGACGGCACGTGCATCCTGATTCAGACTGAAATGGCTGGTCGCCAAGCCCGGCTGACCATCGCCGACAACGGTCCCGGCTTCCCGGTCGAGCTGTTGCCGCGCATCTTCGAACCCTATGTCACCACCAAGGCCCGTGGCACCGGCCTCGGCTTGCCCATCGTCAAAAAAATAGTCGAAGAACACCTCGGTACCATCGAAATAAGCAATGCACCCGAGGGCGGTGCGCGGATCGATATTCGCCTGCCCCTGGTGAAAGCGGAGGAAGCCAAAAATGGCAATCATTCTGGTCGTTGA
- a CDS encoding TrkH family potassium uptake protein codes for MNTLLPVLHVMGMMLLFFAATYVMPIASSLIYADGTTGEFLDALLACLACGAGLVFATRRYKRELRPRDGFLLVTLAWVLMAAIATVPLMLNIENLSFTDAFFESMSGLTTTGATVLTGIEKLPPSVNLWRHELNWLGGMGIIVLAVAILPLLGVGGMQLYKAETPGPMKDSKLTPRIAGTAKALWLVYFGITAACIAALKLAGMNWLDAICHAFAALSLGGFSTYDASVGQFNSPLIEGVLIFFMMVAGMNFATHFLAWRGRSLLCYWRDTEAKAFVALIASSILVCSLYLWKTDVYDDLGVALRHVAFNLVSIATDCGFASVDYDKWPIFVPLWMLFLSCVAVSSGSTGGGIKMIRTLILTRQATRELEKLIHPNVVNPMRIGGSVIPPTIANAVMGFIFLYALTVGELTFFLVASGLDFISAFTAIIACINNAGPGLNVVGPAQNYQALTDFQTWICALAMLAGRLEIFSLVVLFTPAFWRK; via the coding sequence ATGAATACCCTGCTGCCCGTACTGCACGTGATGGGGATGATGCTGCTCTTCTTCGCAGCGACCTACGTGATGCCGATTGCCAGTTCGTTGATCTACGCCGACGGCACCACCGGCGAGTTTCTCGATGCCCTGCTGGCCTGCCTGGCCTGCGGCGCCGGGCTGGTTTTTGCTACCCGGCGCTACAAGCGGGAACTGCGGCCGCGCGACGGCTTCCTGCTGGTTACGCTGGCCTGGGTGCTGATGGCGGCCATCGCCACGGTGCCGTTGATGCTGAACATCGAGAATCTGTCGTTTACCGATGCCTTCTTCGAATCGATGTCCGGCCTGACGACAACCGGGGCCACAGTGCTGACCGGTATCGAGAAACTCCCGCCGTCGGTCAATCTGTGGCGCCATGAACTCAACTGGCTGGGCGGCATGGGCATCATCGTGCTGGCCGTGGCCATCCTGCCCTTGCTCGGCGTGGGCGGCATGCAGCTGTACAAGGCGGAAACGCCGGGGCCGATGAAGGATTCGAAATTGACGCCGCGCATTGCCGGGACGGCGAAGGCATTGTGGCTGGTCTATTTCGGCATTACAGCAGCCTGCATCGCAGCGCTCAAGCTGGCCGGGATGAATTGGCTGGACGCAATCTGCCATGCCTTCGCGGCACTTTCCTTGGGTGGCTTTTCGACCTATGACGCCAGCGTCGGGCAGTTCAATTCACCGCTGATCGAAGGCGTGCTGATCTTCTTCATGATGGTCGCCGGCATGAATTTCGCCACCCACTTCCTGGCCTGGCGCGGGCGCTCGCTGCTTTGCTACTGGCGGGATACCGAGGCCAAGGCCTTCGTTGCCCTGATTGCATCGAGCATCCTGGTCTGCTCGCTGTATCTCTGGAAAACCGACGTCTATGACGATCTCGGCGTCGCGCTGCGCCATGTCGCCTTCAATCTGGTATCGATTGCCACCGACTGTGGCTTTGCCAGCGTCGACTACGACAAGTGGCCGATCTTTGTCCCGCTGTGGATGCTGTTCCTGTCCTGCGTCGCGGTCTCGTCCGGGTCCACAGGTGGCGGCATCAAGATGATCCGCACGCTGATCCTTACCCGGCAGGCGACGCGGGAACTGGAAAAATTGATTCATCCGAACGTCGTCAATCCGATGCGCATCGGCGGCAGCGTCATTCCCCCGACCATCGCCAATGCCGTGATGGGATTCATTTTCCTGTATGCCCTGACCGTTGGCGAACTGACTTTCTTCCTGGTCGCCAGTGGCCTCGATTTCATTTCGGCATTCACCGCCATCATCGCCTGCATCAACAACGCCGGGCCCGGGCTGAATGTCGTCGGGCCGGCCCAGAACTATCAGGCGCTGACCGATTTCCAGACCTGGATCTGCGCGCTGGCCATGCTTGCCGGGCGCCTGGAAATTTTCTCGCTGGTCGTGCTGTTCACCCCCGCCTTCTGGCGTAAGTGA
- a CDS encoding VCBS repeat-containing protein produces MKIQDSNVQLSSTHEASRSQALEVSSERQFRRIFDDLSLSPAEARKSERQEIQKMLQSLLDAIMAAMDGKKVGEKFAAGEALSAQPAVARRGAEISWQRTIRETVTESEKTTVCGNGKVTTCDGKVIEFDYALAMERNYTSEKVEEESGTVKLSDPLMLSFNGMACELTEDCISFDLNADGTAEQIPGIGKGSGYLVLDRNGNGKADDGSELFGVASGNGFADLAKLDDDHNGWIDEADAAFSQLGVWSGDGFGSLKQQGVGALCTATVNAEFSLKTKSNELLGQIRAAGLYLSEAGEVGHMQQVDLIVSDLPAGSEHPEQGEKLAA; encoded by the coding sequence ATGAAAATTCAGGATTCGAACGTTCAGCTGTCGTCCACTCACGAAGCGAGTCGCAGCCAGGCGCTGGAGGTCTCCAGCGAGCGGCAGTTTCGGCGCATATTCGACGATCTCTCGCTGAGCCCGGCCGAGGCGCGGAAATCCGAGCGGCAGGAAATTCAGAAAATGCTGCAATCCCTGCTCGATGCCATCATGGCGGCAATGGATGGCAAGAAAGTCGGGGAAAAGTTTGCCGCCGGCGAGGCCTTGTCGGCTCAGCCGGCGGTCGCGCGGCGCGGCGCGGAAATCAGCTGGCAGCGCACCATCCGGGAAACGGTCACCGAATCGGAAAAGACGACGGTGTGCGGCAACGGCAAGGTGACGACCTGCGATGGCAAAGTGATTGAATTCGACTACGCGCTGGCCATGGAGCGCAATTACACGAGCGAAAAGGTCGAGGAAGAGAGCGGCACCGTTAAATTGAGCGATCCGTTGATGCTGAGTTTTAACGGCATGGCTTGCGAACTGACCGAGGATTGCATCAGCTTCGATCTGAACGCCGATGGTACTGCCGAGCAGATTCCCGGTATCGGCAAGGGTAGCGGCTATCTGGTTCTCGACCGGAACGGCAATGGCAAGGCCGACGATGGCAGCGAATTGTTCGGCGTGGCCAGTGGCAATGGTTTCGCCGATCTGGCCAAACTCGACGACGACCACAACGGCTGGATCGATGAGGCCGACGCCGCTTTCAGCCAGCTCGGCGTATGGTCGGGCGACGGTTTCGGCTCGCTCAAGCAGCAGGGGGTCGGCGCGTTATGCACTGCCACGGTCAACGCGGAATTTTCGCTAAAAACGAAATCCAACGAATTGCTCGGACAGATTCGGGCGGCCGGTCTTTACCTTTCCGAGGCGGGGGAGGTCGGCCACATGCAGCAGGTCGACCTCATTGTCTCAGATTTGCCGGCGGGGTCTGAGCATCCAGAGCAGGGCGAGAAACTGGCCGCCTAA
- a CDS encoding primosomal protein N': MPVLRVALDLPLHRLFDYLAETASTADIGYRARVPFGRGEKLGVIVDVVGESDWPLDQLKQAVEILRDLPPLPADFFRLCEFASTYYQAAYGEVVLQALPVGLKRLDPPDRRSGRATRKPEPIQPPALTDEQATALAAIDPAAGFSVHLLHGVTGSGKTEVYLRLVEQALEAGRQALILVPEINLTPQLEGRVRARFPEAGVVSLHSELAEAARERNWRAAFAGEASIILGTRLSIFTPMPRLGLIVIDEEHDPSFKQQDGMRYSARDVGVFRAHQLGIPILLGSATPSLESWANAQGGRYGLLTLNQRANPEATLPAVHIINTRKMVLKEGVSEPLIAAIKERLARGEQSLVFLNRRGYAPVLACPACGWISRCTRCAANMVLHLADRRLRCHHCGCEHRVPKACPTCGNQDIHPFGRGTQRLEAWLQEQFPEARVLRVDRDSVKSRKQWEAMLDLIHGGLADILVGTQMLAKGHDFPKLTLVGTLGADAALYAADWRAPERLFAQLMQVAGRAGRAELKGEVLIQTEYPDHPLFAALAEHDYPGFAAQQLKEREQAGFPPYAFQAVLRAEAPEMADSIAFLNTAAALPLIGEHENVMIYDPVPMKLARLANLERGQLLAESCSRPALQNFLPRWREAIETIKAPSKLRWHIEVDPLEF; this comes from the coding sequence ATGCCCGTTTTACGCGTCGCCCTCGATTTGCCGTTACATCGCCTTTTTGATTATCTGGCTGAAACGGCGTCGACCGCAGATATCGGCTACAGGGCTCGCGTTCCATTCGGTCGCGGCGAGAAACTCGGCGTTATCGTCGACGTGGTTGGCGAAAGCGACTGGCCGCTGGATCAGCTGAAGCAGGCAGTCGAAATTTTGCGCGACTTGCCGCCACTGCCGGCCGATTTCTTTCGGCTTTGCGAATTCGCAAGTACTTACTATCAGGCTGCATATGGCGAAGTTGTGCTGCAGGCCTTGCCGGTTGGACTCAAACGCCTTGATCCGCCGGACCGACGCAGCGGACGCGCCACGCGAAAGCCGGAGCCGATTCAGCCGCCAGCCCTGACCGACGAACAAGCCACAGCTTTGGCTGCCATCGACCCGGCCGCCGGTTTTTCCGTTCATCTGTTGCATGGCGTGACCGGCAGCGGCAAAACCGAGGTCTATCTGCGCCTGGTCGAGCAAGCCTTGGAGGCTGGACGACAAGCCCTGATTTTGGTCCCGGAAATCAACTTGACGCCACAGCTGGAGGGCCGGGTTCGCGCCCGCTTTCCCGAGGCGGGTGTCGTTTCCCTGCATAGCGAACTGGCTGAGGCAGCGCGTGAGCGCAACTGGCGGGCGGCCTTTGCCGGCGAGGCGAGCATCATTCTTGGCACCCGGCTATCGATCTTCACACCCATGCCCCGGCTTGGCTTGATCGTCATTGATGAAGAGCACGACCCATCATTCAAGCAGCAGGACGGCATGCGTTATTCGGCGCGTGATGTCGGGGTTTTCCGGGCCCACCAGCTGGGCATACCCATTCTGCTCGGCTCGGCGACGCCGTCGCTCGAGTCATGGGCGAATGCGCAGGGCGGGCGATATGGCCTGCTGACGCTGAATCAGCGGGCCAATCCGGAAGCAACGCTGCCGGCTGTGCACATCATCAATACGCGCAAAATGGTCTTGAAGGAGGGTGTCAGCGAGCCGTTGATTGCCGCCATCAAGGAGCGTCTGGCGCGTGGCGAGCAGAGCCTCGTCTTCCTCAACCGCCGTGGTTACGCCCCCGTGCTGGCTTGCCCGGCCTGCGGATGGATTTCACGGTGTACGCGCTGTGCGGCCAACATGGTCTTGCACCTCGCCGACCGTCGTCTGCGCTGCCATCACTGCGGTTGCGAACACCGCGTACCGAAGGCCTGCCCGACCTGCGGCAATCAGGACATCCACCCGTTTGGGCGCGGTACGCAGCGTCTTGAGGCGTGGCTGCAGGAGCAGTTTCCCGAAGCGCGCGTCCTGCGCGTCGACCGTGATTCGGTGAAGAGTCGCAAGCAGTGGGAGGCCATGCTGGATCTCATTCATGGCGGTCTGGCCGACATTCTGGTCGGCACCCAGATGCTGGCCAAGGGCCACGATTTTCCCAAGCTGACACTGGTTGGCACGCTCGGCGCCGATGCCGCCCTCTACGCTGCCGACTGGCGGGCGCCGGAACGCCTGTTCGCCCAGTTGATGCAGGTAGCCGGGCGGGCCGGGCGGGCCGAACTGAAGGGCGAAGTGCTGATCCAGACCGAGTATCCGGATCATCCGCTGTTTGCCGCGCTGGCCGAGCACGACTACCCGGGATTCGCCGCCCAGCAACTCAAGGAGCGCGAGCAGGCCGGCTTCCCGCCCTATGCCTTCCAGGCCGTGTTGCGCGCTGAGGCGCCGGAAATGGCCGATTCCATTGCCTTCCTGAACACGGCTGCCGCCTTGCCGCTGATCGGCGAGCACGAAAACGTCATGATCTATGACCCGGTGCCGATGAAGCTGGCCCGGCTGGCCAATCTGGAGCGTGGCCAGTTGCTCGCCGAATCCTGTTCGCGCCCGGCCTTGCAGAATTTCCTGCCGCGCTGGCGGGAGGCGATCGAAACCATCAAGGCGCCGTCGAAATTGCGCTGGCACATCGAGGTTGATCCCCTAGAGTTTTGA
- the hemE gene encoding uroporphyrinogen decarboxylase → MSRPKNDTFLRALLKEPTEYTPLWLMRQAGRYLPEYCETRKRAGNFLNLCKSPSMACEVTLQPLARYNLDAAILFSDILTVPDAMGLGLYFAEGEGPKFERPLREEWAINNLTVTDPYEHLGYVMDAVSEIRRALDNSVPLIGFSGSPYTLACYMVEGEGSSDFRNIKGMLYNRPDLLHRILSVTADSVIAYLNAQIDCGAQAVMIFDTWGGSLSNAAYEEFSLQYMRRIVAGLKKEKDGQRIPSIVFTKNGGLWLEKIADIGCDAVGLDWTIDIGEARRRVGDKVALQGNLDPNVLFAQPEIVAAEAKKVLDSFGPANTGHVFNLGHGISQFTPPDSVTALVETVHSYSRVLRK, encoded by the coding sequence GTGAGCCGACCCAAGAACGATACTTTCCTGCGCGCCCTTCTCAAAGAGCCGACCGAATACACCCCGCTGTGGCTGATGCGCCAGGCCGGACGTTACCTGCCCGAATACTGCGAAACCCGCAAACGGGCCGGCAACTTCCTGAACCTGTGCAAGTCGCCGAGCATGGCCTGCGAGGTCACGCTGCAGCCGTTGGCTCGCTACAACCTCGACGCCGCCATCCTGTTCTCCGACATCCTGACCGTGCCGGACGCCATGGGCCTCGGCCTGTACTTCGCCGAAGGCGAGGGCCCCAAGTTCGAGCGCCCGCTGCGTGAAGAATGGGCTATCAACAACCTGACAGTGACCGATCCCTACGAACACCTCGGCTACGTCATGGATGCCGTTTCGGAAATTCGCCGCGCCCTGGATAACTCGGTGCCGCTCATCGGTTTCTCTGGCAGCCCCTACACGCTGGCTTGTTATATGGTCGAAGGCGAGGGCTCGAGCGATTTCCGCAATATCAAGGGCATGCTCTACAACCGCCCGGACCTGCTGCACCGCATCCTGTCGGTGACGGCAGATTCCGTGATTGCCTACCTGAACGCCCAGATCGATTGTGGCGCCCAGGCCGTGATGATCTTCGACACCTGGGGCGGCTCGCTTTCCAATGCGGCCTACGAAGAGTTTTCCTTGCAATACATGCGTCGCATCGTGGCCGGCCTCAAAAAGGAAAAAGACGGCCAGCGCATTCCGAGCATCGTGTTTACCAAAAACGGCGGCCTGTGGCTGGAAAAGATCGCCGACATCGGTTGCGATGCCGTTGGCCTCGACTGGACTATCGACATCGGCGAAGCCCGCCGTCGCGTTGGCGACAAAGTGGCGCTGCAGGGGAATCTCGATCCGAATGTGCTGTTCGCGCAGCCGGAAATTGTCGCTGCCGAAGCGAAAAAAGTGCTCGACAGCTTCGGCCCGGCCAATACCGGCCACGTTTTCAACTTGGGTCACGGCATTTCCCAATTCACTCCGCCGGATAGCGTTACCGCACTCGTCGAGACGGTGCATTCATACAGCCGCGTATTACGTAAGTAA
- a CDS encoding sigma-54-dependent transcriptional regulator yields MAIILVVDDEVGIRELLSEILIDEGYDVRVAENATAARLIRNETRPDLVLLDIWMPDTDGITLLKEWHAAGHLNMPVVMMSGHGTIDTAVEATRFGAFDFLEKPIALQKLLSTVQKALKHDKPPARLALTLEAFSRISFVKEFKRRLEQAAAKSPILLIKGANGGMAEICARTLQPPRAPWLDLSGVSSALTQEMLEKVTGGILFVPDMAGLGKMQQMNMAFAVDRLEKLNLQMIAATASSASALSEAGWDSKLLARLGEIWVAVPSLAGHGDELPEIASLLLTNFVERGEVPARRLSSGALNALRTLSWKANPESSWNDLYALVRNLAITSLEEEISAEDVARVMPADVGGSPEILSLLPLFDQPLREARDAFEKMYFEHHLRLEGGNMTKLAERSGLERTHLYRKLKQLDVKLGKRNEE; encoded by the coding sequence ATGGCAATCATTCTGGTCGTTGACGACGAAGTTGGTATACGCGAACTGTTGTCGGAAATTCTGATCGACGAAGGCTACGACGTGCGCGTCGCAGAAAACGCGACGGCTGCCCGCCTGATCCGCAACGAAACACGTCCGGACCTTGTGCTGCTCGACATCTGGATGCCCGACACCGACGGCATCACGCTGCTCAAGGAGTGGCACGCGGCCGGGCATCTCAACATGCCGGTCGTCATGATGTCGGGGCATGGCACGATCGATACGGCGGTCGAGGCGACGCGCTTCGGTGCCTTCGATTTCCTCGAAAAGCCCATCGCGCTGCAAAAACTGCTTTCTACGGTTCAGAAAGCCCTCAAGCACGACAAGCCACCGGCGCGTCTGGCGCTGACGCTGGAGGCGTTCAGCCGTATTTCCTTCGTCAAGGAATTCAAGCGGCGTCTCGAGCAGGCGGCGGCCAAGTCGCCCATTTTGCTGATCAAGGGCGCCAACGGCGGGATGGCAGAAATTTGCGCCCGGACCCTGCAACCGCCGCGCGCACCATGGCTCGATCTGTCCGGCGTGAGCAGCGCGTTGACGCAGGAAATGCTCGAAAAGGTGACCGGAGGGATCCTGTTCGTGCCGGATATGGCCGGGCTCGGCAAAATGCAGCAAATGAACATGGCTTTTGCGGTCGACCGTCTGGAAAAGCTCAATTTGCAAATGATCGCCGCCACGGCGAGCAGCGCCAGCGCGCTCAGTGAAGCCGGTTGGGACAGCAAACTGCTGGCCCGCCTTGGTGAAATCTGGGTGGCCGTGCCGTCGCTGGCCGGGCATGGAGATGAGCTGCCGGAAATCGCCAGTCTGTTGCTGACCAATTTCGTCGAGCGCGGCGAGGTGCCGGCCCGTCGCTTGTCGAGCGGGGCGCTCAATGCACTGCGTACCTTGTCCTGGAAAGCCAACCCGGAATCAAGCTGGAACGATCTTTACGCGCTGGTGCGCAATCTGGCGATCACTTCCCTCGAAGAAGAGATCAGCGCCGAGGATGTGGCTCGCGTCATGCCGGCCGACGTCGGTGGCAGCCCGGAAATTCTATCGTTGCTGCCGCTCTTCGATCAGCCCCTGCGCGAGGCGCGCGATGCCTTCGAAAAAATGTACTTCGAACATCACCTGCGTCTTGAAGGTGGCAATATGACGAAATTGGCTGAACGTTCCGGGCTGGAGCGCACCCATCTTTATCGAAAACTGAAGCAACTGGACGTCAAGCTCGGCAAGCGCAACGAAGAATAA
- the trkA gene encoding Trk system potassium transporter TrkA, translating into MKVIILGAGQVGASVAEGLVSEENDITVVDSDGVRLMALQDKLDLRTVVGNAAHPSILRAAGADDADLVIAVTQSDQTNLVACKLAHSIFNVPTRIARLRAQDFLDDPQLLTDENFAVDHAICPEMVISEYIQRLIEFPEALQVMQFASGRVCLVAVRAYEGGLLVDKPICDMRKHLPLGMDARIAAIFRDEQPISPEGDTLIRAGDEVFVLAATENIRPVLRELRRMMTRVQRIVIGGAGNIGLRVARALESRYEVKLIENRQDRAEQAANSLKDALVLFGDSTDEDLLEQENIQDMDLFLALTNDDENNIMSASLAKRMGCKRVVAIVNRRAYAEMIQGGPIDIAISPAQVSIGSLLAHLRKGDVVAVHSLRRGAAEALEIVAHGDAKNSQVVGRRIDQIAFPPGVTVAALVRNFDQVEMLQVRDDGTVDRRAGHVVIAHGDTVIEAGDHVIVFCLSKKLVRKIEALFQVSVGFL; encoded by the coding sequence ATGAAAGTCATCATTCTCGGTGCCGGGCAGGTCGGCGCCAGCGTGGCCGAAGGGCTGGTTTCGGAAGAAAACGACATCACCGTCGTCGATAGCGACGGCGTCCGCCTGATGGCGCTGCAGGACAAGCTGGACCTGCGGACGGTGGTGGGCAATGCCGCCCATCCGTCGATATTGCGTGCGGCGGGCGCAGACGATGCAGATCTGGTCATTGCGGTGACGCAAAGCGACCAAACCAATCTGGTCGCCTGCAAACTGGCGCACAGTATTTTCAACGTGCCGACACGGATCGCCCGCCTGCGCGCGCAGGATTTTCTCGACGATCCGCAGCTGTTAACCGACGAGAATTTCGCGGTCGACCATGCGATTTGCCCGGAAATGGTGATCTCGGAATATATCCAGCGCTTGATCGAGTTTCCTGAGGCGCTACAGGTCATGCAGTTCGCATCGGGGCGAGTCTGTCTCGTAGCGGTTAGGGCTTACGAAGGGGGCTTGCTGGTCGATAAACCGATCTGCGACATGCGCAAGCATTTGCCGCTGGGCATGGATGCACGGATCGCCGCCATTTTCCGTGACGAGCAGCCCATTTCTCCGGAAGGCGATACCCTGATCAGGGCCGGCGACGAAGTTTTCGTGCTGGCGGCGACCGAGAATATTCGGCCGGTTCTGCGCGAGTTGCGGCGCATGATGACCAGGGTGCAGCGAATTGTGATCGGCGGGGCTGGCAATATCGGCTTGCGCGTTGCCCGGGCGCTCGAGTCCCGTTATGAAGTCAAGCTGATCGAGAATCGGCAGGATCGCGCCGAACAGGCAGCCAATTCGCTGAAGGATGCGCTGGTCCTGTTTGGCGACAGTACCGACGAGGATTTGCTGGAGCAGGAAAACATCCAGGACATGGACCTCTTCCTGGCGCTGACCAACGACGACGAAAACAACATCATGTCGGCGTCGCTGGCCAAGCGGATGGGCTGCAAGCGGGTGGTTGCCATCGTCAACCGACGGGCCTATGCCGAGATGATCCAGGGCGGTCCGATCGATATCGCCATTTCGCCGGCCCAGGTATCGATCGGCAGCCTGCTCGCCCATCTGCGCAAGGGCGACGTGGTCGCCGTGCATTCCCTGCGCCGCGGCGCAGCCGAAGCGCTGGAGATTGTCGCCCACGGCGATGCCAAGAATTCCCAGGTAGTCGGCCGACGCATTGACCAGATTGCCTTCCCTCCGGGCGTGACCGTGGCGGCGCTGGTCCGCAATTTCGATCAGGTGGAGATGCTGCAGGTACGCGACGACGGTACCGTCGACCGGCGGGCTGGCCACGTCGTGATCGCCCATGGCGATACCGTCATCGAGGCGGGCGATCATGTCATCGTCTTCTGCCTGTCGAAAAAACTGGTCCGCAAGATCGAAGCGCTGTTCCAGGTCAGTGTCGGGTTTCTCTGA